From Anopheles funestus chromosome 3RL, idAnoFuneDA-416_04, whole genome shotgun sequence, a single genomic window includes:
- the LOC125769599 gene encoding dmX-like protein 1 isoform X2: protein MNCHQILSGACNAGDRCFAVGSVEGVPFTAYAAGCNIVVLASNFERVQIIPGAVHNYIRISALDASTDTGKIAAAYEDKVCIFEPTPLIHTERASTHGLEYKWVQTGSLQASSHISSLSWNLEGTRLLTGGTVLQLWHERLSKQDDDEPSSVKFEIGGERDPKTPTGEEESDSSSWDCVWKCHTATPVHHMAFSPDGTLFATSGKSDRLVKVWYENKYTLFPNKSFDQSQSQQSFIGAPEISYGFVYVAHPRAVTHLSWRKTSKYMPKGSVSNMLVTSCLDNICRIWVETVLPEDGLVNMNQFDPLASQNPKFRTHRHKHRFMQRLKHMKTCFHIRRHAKHSGTGGANGLNGMGPGFGGPGASSGFGNAPIPTLPSTYSVHDFHSYGYHGTGMRSGLHFHLAASINAETDIPLVPSMHTTDPSAQPNFILHWLNNKEMHFTLQAEGILQEMTRKVIEKEEMQNASGSNSEGGGGVGANDPGGSLLMEEGSITEHHRKGQLRSALSQEESNSSEEHPPLHSQHRSHSIGAGSHVGLPSHHSLSNTTSINSLANDGNLHVTDSLDMKIDCLLRDWQHSPDLLFSIHPIDGSYLIWVVEWLDEYHPGSYRQAQVSFSTRIPSAFPLGDAMSMSTTVALYNTGGNLGFRDMIMRGPKSSCSTGVQNNAGGQLDVVSDCVTSLPSVMEENEANEEDNAEQGSNAETEDPGGEATGDHTSKKDHAGADGGPLEHADILTAPPSPTISMVTKHSNGTLNLWQLTFADRSKFSQVLSIGHASRASGHRFRVNDITCHPVLPLLLTTSHHNIPDIPTGDTTHSGNGVDNRSLGMHRSKDVCAPSGFCSELILWRVDAVGPLSQSGGVSELARINSPEISAFSNVAWIPTLLPSTTLGNLSNSPSACFVASDGECLRVYQAVIDARTLLAEISSSERRCRRMDSLMSLSTESSENAGMLPPILHDKIKIVSQQSTARPGCIIQLDAIDDATHDWQNTQFLHVFQEQLITGERTEPSIDPFGASSTAYPVGSGIDVDGLNPELKPTIGLMDGGMGAMVDLQRNAQFEQPFYLVVLERTQNGTTLHMWRIVIASQPAAADEMSSSMMYVPDSNLVQDLDDPENLHRPSVVPDDIPKSAAHHRTPLDHASHVNISTTKVCTQELPLPDGVDVIHAAPAAGHLSSSSIYPACFAPYIIVTACSDSTVRFWKCKSIQRKDSKGGSDDGSNQVPRYEWCEWEMIRKDQESTIDVNGQLLHISAAYSGRIACAYKYGKSFTRPTKSSDPESRFVNLSVAIYECESTGGSEWVLEDTIHLKNIHLPRIQADHNLDLSYLYDTRTLQKKQRLNQVLHTLSHDDARSPRSVNGDVTPEALAKPGTGLLAVPSFSTLQSLRKSITEHGNTCPITQKHLVQLDWVSKEDGSHILTVAVGSKILLFTPVCSDLAQSNMKAMKESQSTNRPLLRKASSLAQPHFNDEIRWMKLRQIELTTADGLPPLPMQISWVRDGIFVAGMDSEMHVYSQWKPQSNSLYNVNHQLDIDDMYDTRNLKDEDLRSMAQDSSQRRLANVSSMPVLSRVSSINLNQMLSSADANKKKKPLGAASTGQIGAVAAAATAADQQQSPGHHDYMTDYGLFEASRIACPVLPQYHPKQLMELLNSGKIRWVKAILAHLVRCISGSYTVRGCGGDEESLNRQRGWSRTRTLSISCPAGTVSPLEPRGSTTQIPEELTLDYAEITSIPPLPLWTLLAADKESTSSNLQQNDEVKDYNELFESNTADESLDDLLDDESGGGEMNRHTDRRSSLPEKHYLSHFGPRQGQLLSRLLTHTHLPGLSSLDQMHLLALADTVSTCNIDFAERFAIDAAKTAIAKENLTGVPNTENVSTDSLDDCGLRFLLAMKHYNYLLRCLPISQRHSFQKQGVGTSNIVWAFHSESEEELLNLIPSYVKGQPKWHVLKELGVGWWLRNNNLLRQCIERLAKASFQANQDPLDAAIYYMAMKKKSVVWGLYRSKKDEKMTSFFANNFSDDRWRKAALKNAFALLGKQRFEHAVAFFLLANSLNDALEVCLTKLEDLQLALVITRLYEGEHDPTPPSFKKLLYEEVLGCDKNGENQDLSRAHPDPFLRSMALWILKDYTGSLSTLLDSQIGSMHPLFDDESAALGNASHHDAGHSTNPNVFNFYVYLRTHPLLIRQHIASSAQDKKRAQVVIAGFSYGAADTSTTSGGLATDKQIQLEDSITPLERQLYFTTAHAHFKAGCPALALEVLSKLPTKVIDQDTSNAQSPASGPDVKIQEQSTLIATGTLDWSSQTSGKEAAASFDWGTSMGNSTAMDWGAPVASQVNGGEDDFKIVWDDDGAAGEDESSDDDGGIQIKKKPEPESLPLNKHAETALEDEESGGGGSLDIMAQQLKFIACLKILMEELSTLATGFEVDGGQLRYQLYVWLEREVEALKQLCNYSTGDSENTAIEDTTAAEALDRDTPVLANKFPHDKPTLHEILIQEKQDFEAKVQRAARRKRWLKANETLLRTLLSYCSLHGASGGGLASVRMELVLLLQELQQEKTQQQLLSPLPFPTTLPLLSACVAGNKTVIADPLRYLQSHTHDMLQTMVNMRTPPHMNRAYTFPSGIFVLRDLAVALSACIYQSLCDSDTFSVKQSSSSIDGGSQGCHSPGMETIAKLNASCQSTHLMANAAAHQRRRKYSTDEPLAVSTPPSKWPGVTNLRALLAREKDEDTPRLNVLLCESFVAAYMALFVYALTTCDSHILYRLAGQNFSDSSWSTLFGGGVKKLLRKATSHAQTAQAVQAQLQQESMEAAGESGTSGEGSVWGAVTSLTKHRVKLNMKLLGPFAGPQGASNMKEDKPTYREQFVPPEMSMVSYFLTKPIPKGLGADEEEYDSADSAVSDLDDEDEDEDVFNDPLNNDPKASQASAAVRKHRLENTEHSNPNSYSWCIMRYALIRVAQNQLQSYIAIAGIEMQELPVSSPLVHGILRTLSSWQDLLKEELENRGPASVDYIPGCFIESEAKGPAIHKYRSLLERSNTPFSPCISASAPARRLWNYLVRIETVQEIFIRAVFGKKKSTTNVFDSTMGGGSACASINDSGTPIGHESNGHMAGPHQHHNQNIPEPVRIIHKDQEQISAFCLNMVNPGLLALATPREVQEMDISLLLESPNWMEDECEMDIMNLSKDIESLASSSFLVIQTSTDKHLLNQNISSAQNYGAPSSPQPGIAGQSGRGASVVLKHKVDNIKRMSAHPLMPLYLTGGQDGSVQMWEWGHQQVVCTPRSPGTFAKVTRCRFSQHGNKFGIADGDGNLSLWQVGLASQSNRPFFTYQCHNKGITDFVFLGSCSLVATAGHSSESKNVAIWDTLLPQKKALVAAFTCHDQGASSLAYAPQHQLLISAGKKGDVSIFDVRQRILRHRFQAHEHPIKCLAIDPNEEQFVTGSADGDIKVWGLSVHTQLYSFMGEHARSSFFKHIGQGVTQLQIDQGGRLFSCGADGSMKVRQLPDREAIVHSLY, encoded by the exons TCCGACAGCAGCTCGTGGGATTGCGTTTGGAAATGTCACACTGCAACACCCGTGCATCATATGGCGTTCAGTCCAGATGGAACACTATTCGCAACTTCGGGTAAAAGCGACCGTTTGGTGAAAGTGTGGTACGAGAACAAATACA CCCTGTTCCCAAACAAGAGCTTCGATCAGTCACAATCGCAGCAAAGCTTCATTGGTGCACCCGAAATTAGCTACGGATTCGTTTACGTCGCTCATCCTCGTGCCGTCACGCATCTGTCGTGGCGCAAGACAAGCAAGTACATGCCAAAGGGATCAGTGTCTAACATGCTGGTAACATCGTGCCTGGACAACATCTGTAGAATTTGGGTAGAAACCGTGCTGCCGGAAGATGGGTTGGTGAACATGAACCAGTTCGATCCGTTGGCATCGCAAAACCCCAAGTTTCGTACCCATCGGCACAAGCATAGGTTCATGCAACGGTTGAAGCATATGAAAACATGTTTCCACATTCGGCGCCACGCAAAACATAGCGGCACAGGAGGAGCGAATGGACTGAACGGGATGGGTCCCGGTTTCGGAGGTCCAGGAGCCAGCTCAGGGTTCGGTAACGCACCTATTCCCACGCTACCATCGACGTACAGTGTGCATGATTTCCATTCGTACGGCTACCACGGCACTGGGATGAGGTCTGGATTGCACTTTCATCTTGCCGCTTCGATTAACGCCGAGACGGACATCCCGTTGGTACCGTCAATGCATACGACCGACCCTTCGGCACAGCCCAACTTTATACTGCATTGGCTGAACAACAAAGAGATGCACTTTACACTGCAAGCTGAAGGCATCTTACAAGAGATGACGCGCAAGGTGATCGAGAAGGAGGAGATGCAAAATGCCTCCGGAAGCAACAGTGAAggtggcggtggagttggTGCGAACGATCCCGGCGGAAGTCTGCTCATGGAGGAAGGCTCGATCACAGAGCACCATCGGAAGGGGCAGCTTCGAAGTGCGCTTTCTCAGGAAGAAAGTAACAGCAGTGAAGAACATCCACCATTACACTCGCAGCACCGTTCCCATTCGATTGGAGCGGGATCACACGTCGGGTTACCCAGTCATCATTCGCTATCGAACACTACTTCCATCAATTCCTTAGCGAATGACGGAAATTTGCACGTGACGGATTCGCTGGACATGAAAATCGACTGCTTGTTGCGTGACTGGCAACACAGCCCGGACCTGTTGTTTTCGATTCATCCAATTGACGGCAGCTACCTTATCTGGGTGGTAGAGTGGTTGGACGAGTATCATCCCGGATCGTACCGTCAGGCACAGGTTTCGTTTTCCACCCGCATCCCATCGGCTTTCCCGCTCGGAGATGCAATGTCGATGTCAACCACGGTTGCCCTGTACAATACTGGCGGAAATCTCGGTTTCCGTGATATGATCATGCGCGGTCCGAAATCTTCGTGTTCGACCGGTGTACAGAACAATGCAGGCGGGCAGTTGGATGTTGTTAGCGATTGTGTAACGTCGCTTCCGAGCGTAATGGAGGAAAATGAGGCTAACGAAGAAGATAATGCCGAGCAAGGGAGTAACGCGGAAACCGAAGATCCGGGCGGTGAAGCGACAGGTGATCATACATCCAAAAAGGATCACGCAGGGGCCGATGGTGGACCGCTGGAGCATGCCGATATTTTAACTGCACCTCCCTCACCTACCATCTCAATGGTGACAAAGCATTCAAACGGAACACTAAATCTGTGGCAGCTGACATTCGCTGATCGGAGCAAATTTTCACAAGTGCTCAGTATCGGCCACGCTTCACGCGCCTCCGGCCATCGGTTCCGTGTGAATGATATAACGTGTCATCCAGTACTACCATTGCTGCTCACAACGTCCCATCACAACATACCGGACATCCCGACCGGTGACACAACACACTCCGGTAATGGCGTCGATAATCGTTCCCTGGGAATGCATCGCTCAAAGGATGTATGTGCACCGTCTGGATTTTGCTCCGAGTTGATATTGTGGCGAGTGGATGCAGTTGGACCGTTGTCACAATCGGGTGGTGTTAGTGAGTTAGCGCGCATTAATTCGCCGGAAATTTCTGCGTTCAGTAACGTTGCATGGATACCGACCTTACTGCCTAGCACGACGCTGGGCAATCTAAGCAATTCACCATCTGCCTGCTTTGTTGCCAGTGACGGTGAATGTCTGCGGGTGTACCAGGCAGTGATTGATGCACGTACACTGCTAGCTGAGATATCTAGTTCCGAGCGGCGGTGTCGAAGAATGGACTCGCTGATGTCGCTATCTACCGAATCATCGGAGAATGCTGGGATGTTGCCACCTATATTGCACGATAAAATTAAGATCGTGTCCCAGCAATCGACCGCCCGTCCCGGGTGCATTATTCAGCTCGATGCGATCGACGATGCTACACACGATTGGCAGAACACTCAATTCTTGCACGTGTTTCAGGAACAACTGATCACGGGTGAGCGCACCGAACCTTCCATCGATCCTTTCGGTGCCTCAAGCACGGCTTATCCTGTCGGGTCCGGtatcgatgttgatggtttaaACCCCGAACTGAAGCCTACCATCGGACTGATGGATGGCGGTATGGGCGCAATGGTGGATCTGCAGCGCAACGCACAATTCGAGCAACCGTTCTATTTGGTAGTGTTGGAACGTACCCAAAATGGAACAACGTTGCATATGTGGCGTATTGTAATCGCCTCGCAGCCTGCCGCCGCCGATGAAATGAGCAGCAGTATGATGTACGTACCCGATAGTAACCTTGTGCAGGATTTGGATGATCCGGAGAATCTGCACCGCCCATCGGTAGTGCCAGATGATATACCGAAGAGTGCTGCCCATCATCGTACCCCGCTCGATCATGCCTCACATGTAAATATTTCCACGACAAAAGTGTGCACCCAGGAGCTACCACTTCCGGATGGGGTAGATGTCATTCATGCTGCTCCAGCTGCCGGTCATCTAAGCTCATCTTCTATTTATCCTGCCTGCTTTGCACCATATATAATCGTGACGGCGTGTTCCGATTCGACGGTGCGCTTCTGGAAGTGTAAAAGCATCCAGCGTAAAGACAGCAAAGGTGGTAGTGATGACGGTAGTAATCAAGTTCCTCGATATGAGTGGTGCGAATGGGAAATGATCCGCAAGGACCAAGAATCGACAATCGATGTAAATGGGCAGCTGTTGCACATTAGTGCCGCGTACTCGGGACGTATAGCTTGCGCGTACAAGTACGGTAAATCGTTTACACGACCGACGAAGAGCAGTGATCCGGAATCACGGTTCGTGAACTTGAGTGTAGCCATTTATGAGTGCGAGTCAACCGGTGGTAGTGAATGGGTGCTAGAAGATACGATACATCTTAAAAATATTCACCTGCCACGCATACAGGCGGATCATAACTTGGACTTAAGTTACCTGTATGACACGCGTACGTTGCAGAAAAAGCAACGGCTAAACCAAGTGCTGCATACACTCTCGCACGACGATGCGCGATCTCCTCGTTCTGTGAATGGAGATGTAACGCCCGAGGCCCTCGCAAAACCAGGAACGGGCTTGTTAGCTGTGCCGAGCTTCAGCACCCTACAATCATTGCGTAAGAGCATCACCGAGCACGGCAATACATGCCCGATCACGCAGAAACATCTGGTACAGTTGGACTGGGTATCCAAGGAAGATGGTTCACATATTCTTACCGTTGCCGTTGGCAGTAAAATCCTGCTCTTTACGCCCGTGTGCAGCGATTTGGCACAGTCCAACATGAAAGCGATGAAAGAATCCCAATCAACGAACCGTCCCCTGCTACGTAAAGCTAGCTCGTTGGCGCAACCACACTTTAATGACGAAATTCGCTGGATGAAACTGCGCCAAATTGAGCTTACTACAGCCGATGGGCTACCACCGCTACCGATGCAGATTTCCTGGGTAAGGGACGGCATATTCGTGGCTGGCATGGACTCCGAGATGCACGTGTACTCACAATGGAAGCCGCAGAGCAACAGTTTGTACAACGTGAATCACCAGCTGGACATTGACGATATGTATGATACGCGCAACTTAAAGGATGAGGATCTTCGCTCGATGGCGCAGGATAGTAGCCAGCGTCGGCTCGCAAATGTATCCTCCATGCCCGTACTGTCGCGCGTTAGCTCGATCAATCTGAATCAGATGCTTTCGTCAGCGGATGctaataagaagaaaaaaccgctTGGTGCGGCTAGCACCGGACAGATTGGAGCCGTGGCGGCTGCCGCAACCGCTGCCGATCAGCAACAATCTCCGGGACATCACGACTATATGACGGATTATGGATTATTCGAGGCTTCACGGATCGCATGCCCGGTACTACCACAGTATCATCCTAAACAGTTGATGGAACTGCTGAACTCGGGAAAAATTCGATGGGTTAAAGCGATTCTAGCGCATCTGGTCCGTTGCATCAGTGGTTCGTATACTGTGCGCGGTTGTGGAGGGGATGAAGAAAGTCTCAATCGACAG CGTGGTTGGTCTAGAACTCGCACTCTTTCCATTAGCTGTCCGGCAGGCACCGTTAGTCCTCTTGAACCAAGAGGATCGACGACACAG ATTCCAGAGGAACTAACTCTTGACTATGCGGAAATCACATCGATTCCACCCTTACCGTTGTGGACCCTGCTTGCTGCGGATAAGGAATCGACTAGTAGTAATTTGCAGCAAAACGACGAAGTGAAG GATTACAATGAACTGTTCGAAAGTAATACGGCAGACGAATCGCTCGATGATTTGTTGGATGATGagagtggtggtggtgaaatgAACCGACATACGGACCGACGATCGTCGCTACCGGAAAAACATTACCTCTCGCATTTTGGCCCTCGTCAAGGGCAGCTGCTTTCGCGACTACTGACGCACACCCATTTGCCAGGACTTTCGTCATTGGATCAGATGCATTTGCTTGCGTTGGCCGATACAGTGTCGACATGCAATATCGACTTTGCAGAACGGTTTGCGATCGATGCAGCCAAAACGGCGATAgcgaaggaaaatttgacCGGCGTACCAAATACGGAAAATGTGTCAACCGATTCATTAGACGACTGTGGGTTACGGTTCCTGCTGGCAATGAAACACTACAACTATTTGCTGCGTTGTCTACCCATTTCACAGCGCCACTCGTTCCAGAAGCAAGGCGTCGGTACGTCCAATATTGTGTGGGCATTCCACTCGGAGAGTGAGGAAGAGCTGCTTAATCTGATACCATCGTATGTGAAAGGACAACCGAAATGGCACGTGCTGAAAGAGCTTGGTGTGGGATGGTGGCTTCGAAATAACAACTTACTACGCCAGTGCATCGAACGCCTGGCAAAGGCGTCGTTCCAGGCCAATCAAGATCCGCTTGATGCGGCCATCTACTACATGGCGATGAAGAAGAAATCCGTCGTTTGGGGACTTTATCGTTCGAAAAAAGACGAAAAGATGACATCGTTCTTCGCAAACAATTTCTCCGATGATCGTTGGCGGAAGGCGGCACTGAAGAATGCGTTTGCGTTGCTCGGAAAGCAGCGGTTTGAGCACGCCGTTGCATTCTTTCTCCTTGCAAACTCGCTCAACGACGCACTGGAAGTTTGTTTAACAAAGCTGGAAGATTTGCAACTAGCACTGGTTATAACGAGATTGTACGAAGGTGAGCACGATCCGACACCACCCAGCTTCAAGAAACTGCTGTATGAGGAGGTGTTGGGTTGTgataaaaatggtgaaaatcaGGACCTTAGCCGTGCGCACCCAGATCCGTTCCTGCGTTCAATGGCACTGTGGATTTTGAAGGACTATACGGGTAGTCTGAGCACGTTGCTGGACAGCCAGATTGGTAGCATGCATCCACTGTTCGATGACGAAAGTGCCGCCCTTGGCAATGCATCCCATCATGACGCTGGTCACTCAACGAACCCAAATGTGTTCAATTTTTACGTGTACTTGCGCACGCACCCATTGCTCATAAGGCAACACATTGCCTCGTCAGCACAGGACAAGAAGAGGGCGCAAGTCGTGATTGCCGGTTTCAGCTACGGTGCTGCTGACACTAGCACAACTTCTGGTGGACTTGCGACGGATAAACAAATTCAGCTAGAGGACTCCATTACCCCACTAGAGCGTCAACTTTACTTTACCACTGCACATGCGCACTTTAAAGCGGGATGTCCAGCCCTGGCGCTGGAGGTGTTGAGTAAGCTGCCGACCAAGGTAATCGACCAAGATACGAGCAACGCGCAAAGCCCAGCGAGTGGACCGGATGTAAAAATACAGGAGCAAAGTACGCTGATTGCGACGGGCACCTTAGATTGGAGCAGCCAAACCAGTGGCAAAGAAGCAGCCGCATCGTTCGATTGGGGTACCAGCATGGGTAACAGTACGGCCATGGACTGGGGTGCACCGGTGGCGTCGCAAGTAAACGGTGGAGAAGATGATTTTAAGATCGTGTGGGACGATGATGGTGCAGCAGGAGAAGATGAGAGCAGTGATGACGATGGAGGCATACAGATTAAGAAAAAGCCGGAACCGGAAAGCCTTCCGCTTAATAAGCATGCTGAAACTGCGTTAGAAGACGAAGAATCTGGTGGCGGCGGAAGTCTAGACATAATGGCACAGCAGTTAAAGTTTATTGCATGTTTAAAGATTCTTATGGAGGAACTATCGACACTAGCCACGGGCTTCGAAGTCGACGGAGGTCAGCTACGATATCAACTGTACGTGTGGTTAGAGCGAGAGGTGGAAGCATTGAAGCAACTGTGCAATTACAGCACCGGCGACTCGGAGAATACCGCGATCGAGGATACGACGGCGGCAGAGGCACTGGATCGCGATACACCCGTACTGGCGAACAAATTCCCGCACGATAAACCAACATTACATGAAATTCTAATTCAAGAAAAGCAAGATTTCGAAGCAAAAGTGCAAAGAGCGGCGAGACGCAAACGATGGTTAAAGGCCAACGAAACATTGCTTCGTACTTTACTCAGCTACTGCTCATTGCACGGTGCTAGCGGAGGTGGTTTGGCGTCAGTGCGCATGGAACTAGTGCTGTTGTTGCAAGAGTTGCAGCaagaaaaaacgcaacaacagCTGCTGAGTCCGTTGCCGTTCCCGACTACGTTGCCACTGCTGAGTGCATGCGTTGCCGGTAACAAAACAGTGATCGCAGATCCGTTACGTTATTTGCAATCGCACACGCACGATATGCTGCAAACGATGGTTAACATGCGTACACCGCCGCACATGAACCGTGCATACACGTTTCCGAGTGGTATCTTCGTCCTGCGGGATCTTGCTGTGGCGCTTTCGGCCTGCATCTACCAATCGCTCTGCGATTCGGACACATTCAGTGTGAAGCAGTCGTCCTCGTCAATCGACGGTGGTAGCCAGGGTTGCCACAGTCCCGGTATGGAGACTATCGCAAAACTGAACGCGAGTTGCCAGAGTACGCATTTGATGGCTAATGCGGCCGCTCACCAGCGACGCCGCAAGTACTCGACCGATGAACCGTTGGCAGTCAGTACACCGCCCTCCAAGTGGCCTGGCGTGACAAACCTGCGAGCGTTGCTGGCACGAGAGAAGGACGAAGATACACCACGGTTAAATGTGCTGCTGTGCGAATCGTTCGTGGCCGCATACATGGCCCTGTTCGTGTACGCCCTAACCACCTGCGACAGTCATATTCTGTACCGCCTAGCCGGGCAGAACTTCTCCGACAGCTCCTGGTCGACATTGTTCGGCGGTGGTGTAAAGAAGTTGTTGCGCAAGGCTACGTCCCATGCACAAACAGCGCAAGCGGTACAggcgcagctgcagcaagAAAGCATGGAGGCTGCTGGCGAGTCGGGAACCAGTGGCGAAGGTAGCGTTTGGGGAGCGGTAACGTCGCTGACGAAGCACCGTGTGAAGCTAAACATGAAACTGCTGGGACCGTTCGCTGGTCCGCAGGGTGCGTCCAACATGAAAGAAGATAAGCCGACATACCGGGAACAGTTTGTGCCACCGGAAATGTCTATGGTATCATACTTCCTCACGAAACCAATTCCGAAGGGACTGGGAGCGGACGAAGAAGAATACGATTCGGCCGATTCTGCCGTGTCCGATctcgatgatgaagatgaggaCGAGGATGTATTCAATGATCCGCTGAACAACGATCCCAAAGCTTCGCAAGCATCGGCCGCTGTAAGAAAACATCGACTCGAGAACACCGAGCACTCAAATCCGAATTCCTATTCTTGGTGTATTATGCGTTACGCTTTAATACGCGTCGCTCAGAACCAGTTGCAATCGTACATTGCTATAGCTGGGATTGAAATGCAAG aACTTCCGGTCAGCAGTCCGTTAGTGCATGGCATATTGCGAACACTGTCATCTTGGCAAGATCTGCTCAAAGAAGAGCTAGAAAATCGTGGTCCCGCTTCAGTTGATTACATTCCAg GGTGCTTCATTGAATCCGAAGCAAAAGGCCCAGCTATCCACAAGTATCGGTCGCTACTAGAACGTTCTAATACGCCATTCAGCCCTTGTATTTCCGCATCAGCACCTGCTAGAAGGCTGTGGAACTATTTGGTGCGCATTGAAACTGTGCAGGAAATTTTCATTCGGGCTGTGTTTGGCAAGAAAAAATCGACTACTAACGTGTTCGATTCTACTATGGGCGGAGGATCAGCATGCGCTTCGATCAATGACTCCGGAACTCCAATCGGTCATGAAAGCAATGGCCACATGGCTGGACCCCACCAACATCATAACCAAAACATTCCAGAACCGGTGCGAATCATACACAAAGACCAAGAACAAATATCGGCCTTCTGTCTCAATATGGTAAATCCCGGCTTGCTCGCGCTTGCCACACCGAGAGAAGTACAAGAAATGGATATATCGTTGCTGCTCGAATCGCCCAACTGGATGGAGGACGAGTGTGAGATGGACATTATGAACCTGTCCAAGGATATTGAATCCTTAGCATCGAGCAGTTTTTTGGTTATACAAACTTCTACGGATAA ACATCTGCTTAACCAGAACATCAGCAGTGCTCAAAATTACGGGGCACCTTCAAGTCCTCAACCTGGAATTGCTGGACAATCAGGCCGTGGAGCTTCGGTG GTGCTGAAACATAAAGTGGATAATATTAAACGAATGAGTGCACATCCGTTGATGCCACTGTACCTTACTGGTGGGCAAGACGGTTCGGTACAGATGTGGGAATGGGGCCACCAGCAAGTTGTGTGTACACCACGCTCACCGGGAACGTTCGCAAAGGTTACTCGCTGTCGATTTTCACAGCATGGTAATAAGTTCGGTATTGCAGATGGTGATGGTAATCTAAGCCTCTGGCAAGTGGGTCTTGCAAGCCAAAGCAATCGCCCCTTCTTC ACGTACCAATGCCATAATAAAGGAATCACAGATTTCGTATTTCTCGGATCATGCAGTTTGGTAGCAACGG CTGGTCACAGCTCTGAAAGCAAAAACGTAGCCATATGGGATACACTTTTACCGCAAAAGAAAGCTCTTGTAGCTG CCTTTACATGCCACGATCAAGGCGCTTCTAGTCTAGCGTATGCACCACAACACCAGTTACTTATTTCGGCTGGCAAGAAAGGTGATGTTAGCATTTTCGATGTTCGCCAGCGGATCCTAAGACATCGGTTccag GCACACGAACATCCTATAAAATGCTTGGCGATTGATCCAAACGAAGAGCAGTTTGTAACCGGATCGGCTGATGGTGATATTAAG gTTTGGGGTCTATCAGTCCACACTCAGCTGTACAGCTTCATGGGAGAGCATGCCCGAAGCAGCTTTTTCAAGCACATTGGTCAGGGCGTAACTCAGCTGCAAATAGACCAAGGAGGACGATTATTTTCCTGCGGTGCTGATGGTTCAATGAAAGTGCGACAGCTACCTGACCGTGAAGCGATTGTTCATTCGTTGTATTAA